A stretch of Ferribacterium limneticum DNA encodes these proteins:
- a CDS encoding type II secretion system protein, whose product MAGAKKGFTLIELLVVMSVIATLLTIAVPRYFQHLDRAREASLRESLAVMRDAVDKYRGDTGRYPETLEELVTKRYLRKVPPDPITDSTESWVLVPPPDEPGQKKVWDIRSGAEGQGQNGSDYSTW is encoded by the coding sequence TAAAAAAGGCTTCACGCTGATCGAGTTGCTGGTCGTCATGTCGGTGATCGCCACCTTGCTGACCATCGCCGTGCCGCGCTATTTCCAGCATCTCGACCGGGCGCGCGAAGCATCGCTGCGCGAATCGCTGGCCGTGATGCGCGACGCGGTCGATAAATACCGCGGCGACACCGGCCGCTACCCGGAAACGCTGGAAGAACTGGTGACCAAACGCTACCTGCGCAAGGTGCCGCCCGACCCGATCACCGACAGCACTGAGAGCTGGGTGCTCGTCCCGCCACCCGACGAGCCGGGCCAGAAGAAGGTCTGGGACATCCGCAGCGGGGCCGAAGGGCAGGGGCAAAACGGCAGCGACTATTCGACATGGTGA
- a CDS encoding type II secretion system protein, producing MGSETGRQAGFTYLGLMFAIAIAGIGLAGTGVLWQMESRREKEKELLFIGEEYRRAIGSYYEKTPGGDKQYPEKLADLLQDKRFPNPVRHLRRLYREPMMADGEWELIRQQGRILGVASRSLEKPIKIAGFGPGLEGFEGAEKYTEWRFLGSGGTPSPSVANVAAKQN from the coding sequence GTGGGAAGTGAAACTGGTCGGCAGGCGGGTTTTACCTACCTCGGCCTGATGTTTGCCATCGCCATCGCCGGCATCGGGCTGGCCGGCACGGGCGTGCTCTGGCAGATGGAAAGCCGACGCGAGAAGGAAAAGGAACTGCTTTTCATCGGCGAGGAATACCGCCGCGCCATCGGCAGCTACTACGAAAAAACGCCGGGCGGTGACAAGCAGTACCCGGAAAAGCTGGCCGACCTGCTCCAGGACAAACGTTTTCCGAACCCGGTCCGCCACCTGCGCCGGCTCTACCGCGAACCGATGATGGCAGATGGCGAATGGGAGCTGATCCGGCAGCAAGGGAGAATCCTGGGTGTGGCCAGCCGCTCGCTGGAGAAGCCGATCAAGATCGCTGGCTTCGGGCCGGGGCTGGAAGGGTTCGAGGGGGCCGAGAAATATACCGAATGGCGCTTTCTGGGTAGTGGCGGCACGCCTTCGCCATCAGTTGCCAACGTTGCAGCCAAGCAGAATTGA
- a CDS encoding tetratricopeptide repeat protein → MMSQGKKRKAASGAGISPLPRNLEFILEQAVSLLQQGQLGSAEVYFRQVLTAAPQHLDALQFLGVIEYQKGRFEAAAELLQRAVALAPEAPGLHCNLGLAQQGLGRPELALASYEQALALKPRFAEALNNRGNVLRELGRLAEAEASYRRALSLGSDFVEALYNLGITLMAQSRAEDALVPLVRCLRLAPDHIGAWGQYGVALMALGKHTDALACFERLLSRMPNDAEAHYWRGNALLALRRSDEALQAYGMAAQLRPDIPEVHYNIGNVLVDLGRVEEGIAALDQALSRRPDYLEALYNRGGALQELGRYDEAASSYERLMALAPGHRYALGKLFHCRQFAANWRRHAEQRTALAASADGVVRDLPFPFLAVSDDPALQLRCAQAYTAAKYPPAVTPLCNARPYAHVRIRIAYISTDFREHALSYLLAGVFEAHDRTRFEIWGVSLKPGDGSAMANRVAAAFEHFVDVSAMSDDEVARLLRELEIDIAVDLNGHTQDGRTAIFAARPAPVQVNYLGFPGSMGADYIDYIIADDFVIPEAARPHYAEQVVHLPECFQGNDDRRAIDPQPAVRAAHGLPEKAFVFCAFNNTYKLTPEFFDIWMHLLAAVPGSVLWLASADASVQGNLRVEAERRGIAPERLVFSPRIRYAEHLARLQLADLFLDTLPFNAGTTASDALWAGVPVLTCVGDAFSARMAGSLLRALGLPELITGNLAAYEARALELATNPAALSELRERLASNRATSPLFDTRRFTRHLEQAYQSMWNRQQQGEMPASFHVAPFES, encoded by the coding sequence ATGATGAGCCAGGGAAAAAAACGCAAGGCAGCCTCCGGCGCGGGCATTTCGCCGCTTCCGCGCAATCTGGAATTCATCCTGGAACAAGCCGTTTCCCTGCTGCAGCAGGGGCAACTGGGTTCGGCCGAGGTGTATTTCCGGCAGGTGTTGACGGCAGCGCCGCAACACCTCGATGCGCTGCAGTTTCTCGGCGTCATCGAATACCAGAAAGGGCGCTTCGAGGCCGCCGCCGAACTGCTGCAGCGCGCTGTCGCCCTGGCGCCCGAGGCGCCGGGTTTGCACTGCAACCTGGGCCTGGCGCAACAGGGGCTTGGCCGCCCTGAACTGGCGCTGGCCAGCTATGAACAGGCGCTGGCCTTGAAGCCGAGATTTGCCGAAGCGCTGAACAATCGAGGCAATGTCCTGCGCGAACTGGGGCGGCTTGCCGAGGCTGAGGCCAGTTACCGCCGCGCCCTGAGCTTGGGTTCCGATTTTGTCGAGGCGCTCTACAACCTGGGCATTACCCTGATGGCGCAGAGCCGGGCAGAGGATGCCTTGGTCCCCCTGGTCCGCTGCCTGCGGCTGGCGCCGGATCACATAGGCGCCTGGGGGCAGTACGGTGTCGCCCTGATGGCGCTGGGCAAGCACACCGATGCGCTGGCCTGCTTCGAACGCCTTCTCTCACGGATGCCGAATGATGCCGAGGCGCATTACTGGCGCGGCAACGCGCTGCTGGCACTGAGGCGCAGCGATGAAGCGCTGCAGGCCTACGGCATGGCAGCCCAACTGCGCCCCGACATTCCCGAGGTGCACTACAACATCGGCAACGTGCTGGTCGATTTGGGCCGGGTGGAGGAGGGGATCGCCGCACTCGATCAGGCGCTGAGCCGCCGGCCCGACTACCTCGAGGCGCTCTACAATCGGGGTGGTGCGCTGCAGGAGCTTGGGCGCTACGACGAAGCCGCTTCTTCCTACGAGCGCCTGATGGCACTGGCCCCCGGCCACCGCTACGCCCTCGGCAAGCTCTTCCACTGCCGGCAGTTCGCCGCCAACTGGCGACGCCACGCCGAACAGCGCACTGCCTTGGCCGCAAGTGCCGACGGCGTGGTCCGCGATTTGCCTTTCCCCTTCCTGGCCGTGAGCGACGACCCGGCCTTGCAACTGCGCTGTGCCCAAGCCTACACGGCTGCCAAGTATCCGCCGGCCGTCACGCCGCTCTGCAATGCCCGGCCTTACGCTCACGTGCGCATCCGCATCGCCTATATCTCGACTGATTTTCGCGAGCACGCGCTCAGCTATCTGCTGGCCGGCGTTTTCGAGGCGCACGACCGAACGCGTTTCGAGATCTGGGGCGTTTCGCTCAAGCCCGGCGACGGCAGCGCCATGGCCAACCGGGTAGCGGCGGCCTTCGAGCATTTCGTCGACGTCTCGGCAATGAGCGACGACGAAGTCGCCCGGCTGTTGCGCGAGCTGGAAATCGACATCGCAGTCGACCTCAACGGCCACACCCAGGATGGCCGGACAGCCATCTTCGCAGCCCGGCCGGCGCCGGTGCAGGTCAATTACCTCGGTTTCCCCGGCAGCATGGGGGCGGACTACATCGACTACATCATCGCCGACGACTTCGTCATCCCCGAAGCGGCGCGCCCGCACTATGCCGAGCAAGTCGTCCATCTGCCCGAATGCTTCCAGGGCAACGACGACCGGCGCGCCATCGATCCACAGCCAGCGGTACGCGCCGCCCACGGCCTGCCGGAAAAAGCCTTCGTTTTTTGCGCCTTCAACAACACCTACAAGCTGACACCGGAATTCTTCGACATCTGGATGCACCTGCTCGCCGCCGTGCCGGGCAGCGTGCTCTGGCTGGCCAGCGCCGACGCCAGCGTGCAGGGCAATCTGCGGGTCGAGGCCGAAAGGCGGGGTATCGCGCCCGAGCGCCTGGTCTTCTCGCCGCGCATCCGCTACGCCGAGCACCTCGCTCGTTTGCAGCTGGCCGACCTCTTTCTCGACACCTTGCCCTTCAACGCCGGCACCACGGCCAGCGATGCACTGTGGGCCGGTGTGCCGGTCCTCACCTGCGTCGGCGACGCCTTTTCAGCGCGCATGGCCGGCAGCCTGCTGCGCGCCCTCGGCCTGCCCGAGCTGATCACCGGCAACCTCGCCGCCTACGAGGCGCGAGCACTGGAACTGGCCACCAACCCGGCTGCCCTGAGCGAACTCCGGGAACGCCTGGCCAGCAATCGAGCCACCTCGCCGCTATTCGACACCCGGCGCTTCACGCGCCATCTGGAGCAGGCCTACCAATCCATGTGGAACCGCCAGCAACAGGGCGAAATGCCGGCCTCGTTCCATGTTGCCCCGTTTGAATCCTGA
- a CDS encoding tetratricopeptide repeat protein has translation MQTRQSNPQALFGRAVELHQAGRIGEAENAYREVLKVQPENPGAVFLFGLCHHQRGDHESAITLMDIALDMNPAMPQAHYNRGLALHELARYAEAVASYETAIELKSSYPQAWNNRGNALKAQNRLPEALASYDRAIALAPDFAEAHTNRGNVLKELRHFDEALASHDEALRLRPDYAEAHCHRGNALNALKRLDEAIAAYDRAIVLKPDYVDACINRGDALHQLNRKDDALRSFELAIARKPDAAEAYEMRANLFLSVKRHTEAAEDFERVCRLDDKLASRVVWQLLQTRLTLCDWHDIGHWRALIDREESLGWQAASPFAALSILASPAQQLDHNQRYVARWQPADKAPLWPGEIYAHQRLRVGYFSSDLRNHAVAYLTAGLFEQHDRERFEVHAFYFGPANDDPWHLRLKSAFEQFHEVRELPDRELASLIRDLEIDVLVDLNGHTQGARTDVLAMRPAPVQVNYLGYPGSMGADYIDYIIADPIVIPAEARPHYREKTVWLPDTFQVNDNRKAIAEAGRSRAELGLPEQGFVFCCFNNSYKITPAEFTIWMRLLQQVAGSVLWLAEADPVATANLRREAAQRGVDASRLIFTERMPLADYLASYRQADLFLDTFGYNAGTTASDALWAGLPVLTCLGETFAQRMAGSLLNAIGLPELVTESPDEYEILALALATDPARLAVLRERLANNRDSAPLFDTRRFTRHLELAYLAMQQRVDGGLPPDHIVIAAEPSQV, from the coding sequence ATGCAAACTCGCCAATCGAATCCACAAGCCCTGTTCGGCCGTGCTGTTGAACTCCATCAGGCCGGCCGGATCGGTGAGGCCGAAAACGCCTATCGCGAAGTGCTCAAAGTGCAGCCGGAAAACCCCGGCGCCGTCTTTCTGTTTGGCCTCTGCCATCATCAGCGTGGCGACCACGAATCGGCCATCACGCTGATGGACATCGCGCTCGACATGAACCCTGCCATGCCGCAGGCCCACTACAACCGCGGCCTCGCACTGCACGAGCTGGCGCGCTACGCCGAGGCGGTGGCCAGCTACGAGACAGCAATCGAGCTAAAGTCTTCGTATCCCCAGGCCTGGAACAATCGTGGCAATGCACTCAAGGCACAGAATCGCCTGCCCGAGGCGCTGGCCAGCTACGACCGAGCCATCGCGCTGGCGCCGGATTTTGCCGAAGCACACACCAATCGTGGCAACGTGCTGAAGGAACTGCGGCACTTTGACGAAGCGCTGGCCAGCCATGACGAAGCGCTGCGTCTGCGACCGGACTATGCCGAGGCTCACTGCCATCGCGGCAACGCCCTCAATGCACTCAAACGCCTCGACGAAGCCATTGCTGCCTATGACCGGGCGATCGTGCTGAAGCCGGACTACGTCGATGCCTGCATCAATCGCGGTGACGCCCTGCATCAATTGAATCGCAAGGACGATGCGCTGCGCAGCTTCGAACTGGCCATCGCGCGCAAGCCGGATGCCGCCGAAGCCTATGAAATGCGGGCCAATCTCTTCCTGTCGGTCAAACGCCATACCGAGGCGGCCGAGGATTTCGAACGGGTCTGCCGGCTGGACGACAAGCTGGCCTCACGGGTCGTCTGGCAACTGCTGCAAACCCGGCTGACACTGTGTGACTGGCACGACATTGGCCACTGGCGGGCCCTGATCGACCGCGAAGAATCTCTTGGCTGGCAGGCTGCATCGCCGTTCGCCGCCTTGTCCATCCTTGCCTCGCCGGCGCAGCAACTCGACCACAACCAGCGCTATGTTGCCCGCTGGCAGCCTGCCGACAAGGCGCCGCTATGGCCGGGCGAAATCTACGCCCACCAACGCCTGCGGGTTGGCTATTTCTCGTCGGACCTGCGTAACCATGCTGTCGCCTATCTGACTGCCGGCCTGTTCGAACAACACGACCGCGAGCGCTTCGAAGTTCATGCCTTCTACTTCGGGCCGGCCAACGACGACCCTTGGCACCTGCGCCTGAAATCGGCCTTCGAGCAGTTCCACGAGGTCAGAGAACTGCCGGATCGGGAACTTGCCTCGCTGATCCGTGACCTGGAAATTGACGTCCTCGTCGACCTCAACGGCCACACCCAGGGGGCGCGCACCGATGTGCTCGCCATGCGGCCGGCGCCGGTGCAAGTCAACTACCTCGGCTACCCCGGCAGCATGGGGGCCGACTACATCGACTACATCATTGCCGACCCGATCGTTATTCCGGCCGAAGCTCGCCCGCATTACCGTGAAAAGACCGTTTGGCTGCCCGATACCTTCCAGGTCAACGACAACCGCAAGGCGATTGCCGAAGCGGGGCGTTCCCGCGCCGAGCTCGGCCTGCCGGAACAGGGCTTCGTCTTCTGTTGCTTCAACAATTCCTACAAGATCACCCCGGCCGAGTTCACTATCTGGATGCGCTTGCTGCAGCAGGTTGCGGGCAGCGTGCTGTGGTTGGCCGAAGCTGACCCCGTGGCTACCGCCAACCTACGGCGCGAGGCCGCCCAGCGCGGCGTGGACGCCAGCCGCCTGATCTTCACCGAACGCATGCCGCTGGCCGACTATCTGGCTAGCTACCGGCAGGCCGATCTCTTTCTCGACACCTTCGGCTACAACGCCGGCACCACGGCCAGCGATGCGCTGTGGGCTGGCCTGCCGGTGCTCACCTGCCTGGGCGAAACCTTCGCCCAGCGCATGGCCGGTAGCCTGCTCAACGCAATCGGCCTGCCCGAACTGGTGACTGAAAGCCCCGACGAATACGAGATCCTTGCCCTGGCTCTGGCGACGGACCCGGCCCGCCTGGCGGTACTGCGTGAACGCCTGGCTAACAACCGCGACAGCGCGCCGCTGTTCGATACCCGGCGCTTCACGCGCCACTTGGAGCTGGCCTATCTCGCGATGCAGCAAAGGGTCGATGGCGGGTTGCCGCCGGATCACATAGTTATTGCCGCCGAGCCATCGCAGGTCTGA
- a CDS encoding ankyrin repeat domain-containing protein yields MRLALSVVPIVVFAAAASAQAFEESPAVPERLAPLSVKARQRALPEDFSAVAKAAWEDSRPVAAASTRDLLAAVKAGQIDTVKTLLNEGALANGANELGERPLLAAVAGEYAEIARLLIQRGANPNVKGPEGRLPLAMASAVGNLGIVRILLQAGADVDARSDNRATALHEAVRFDRPEILRLLLSARPDPERYDREGLHPLALAAARGRLACLLVLLDSPVAADLPDRNGLTALYWARRYDQALAESLLVERGASREAWPINLD; encoded by the coding sequence ATGCGCCTTGCTCTATCCGTCGTCCCCATCGTCGTTTTCGCGGCTGCTGCTTCGGCACAGGCTTTCGAGGAAAGCCCCGCTGTGCCCGAGCGGCTGGCGCCATTGTCGGTCAAGGCTCGCCAACGGGCCTTGCCTGAAGATTTTTCCGCCGTGGCCAAGGCTGCGTGGGAAGACAGCCGGCCGGTGGCTGCCGCATCGACGCGCGATTTGCTCGCCGCCGTCAAGGCCGGCCAGATCGATACGGTCAAGACACTGCTCAATGAGGGGGCGTTGGCCAACGGCGCCAACGAACTGGGCGAACGGCCGCTGCTTGCTGCTGTCGCCGGTGAGTATGCCGAAATCGCTCGCCTGCTCATCCAGCGCGGGGCAAACCCCAACGTCAAAGGGCCGGAAGGGCGCCTGCCGCTGGCCATGGCTTCTGCAGTCGGCAATCTCGGTATTGTGCGCATCCTGTTGCAGGCCGGTGCCGACGTCGATGCCCGCAGCGACAACCGCGCCACAGCCCTGCATGAGGCCGTCCGCTTCGACCGGCCGGAGATTCTCCGTCTTCTGCTCAGCGCCCGCCCCGATCCCGAGCGTTACGACCGCGAGGGCCTGCATCCGCTGGCATTGGCGGCAGCGCGCGGCCGGCTGGCTTGCCTGCTGGTCCTGCTCGACAGCCCGGTCGCGGCCGATCTGCCCGACCGCAACGGTCTGACTGCGCTCTACTGGGCGCGGCGCTACGACCAGGCGCTGGCCGAAAGTTTGCTCGTCGAACGCGGCGCCAGCCGCGAAGCCTGGCCAATCAATCTTGACTGA
- the epsA gene encoding XrtB/PEP-CTERM-associated transcriptional regulator EpsA, with amino-acid sequence MDALVTLSPVDLERLLITIESSQQVHLRHQYFLWSQGVLQSFLPHEALIIGHGEYGTPSFRYEVLGRTQLLGNQVAGGDFDKLVELVLDGWQHGGHVPKAFASEAGSASNNCPVGRLLARFSIGHAMAHGTREFSGDSSGFFVFLNMPEAPGRRHVYFAQMLLPYLHTTLHRMLIQEKCEPSPTVRFSTHLSPREAQVISLVRDGMTNQQIAETLLLSPLTVKNHIQNILRKLDVSNRAQAVAKAVKARLIGDQPGA; translated from the coding sequence ATGGACGCACTGGTCACCCTCAGTCCGGTCGATCTTGAACGTTTGCTGATCACCATCGAATCCTCGCAGCAGGTGCATCTGCGCCACCAGTACTTCCTCTGGTCGCAAGGCGTGTTGCAGAGCTTTCTGCCGCACGAGGCACTGATTATTGGCCATGGCGAATACGGCACACCGTCCTTTCGCTATGAAGTTCTCGGGCGAACCCAATTGCTTGGCAACCAGGTGGCGGGCGGCGATTTTGACAAGTTGGTCGAGCTGGTGCTGGATGGCTGGCAACATGGCGGGCATGTTCCGAAAGCCTTTGCCAGCGAGGCGGGCAGTGCCAGTAACAATTGCCCGGTTGGCCGGCTGCTGGCGCGTTTCTCCATTGGTCATGCCATGGCGCACGGCACGCGTGAATTTTCGGGCGATAGCTCCGGTTTCTTCGTCTTCCTGAACATGCCGGAAGCGCCCGGCCGGCGCCATGTCTACTTCGCGCAAATGCTGCTGCCTTACCTGCACACCACCTTGCATCGCATGCTGATCCAGGAAAAGTGCGAACCCAGTCCAACGGTTCGCTTCAGCACCCACTTGAGCCCCCGCGAGGCTCAGGTCATCTCTTTGGTCCGTGATGGCATGACTAACCAGCAGATCGCCGAAACACTGCTGCTTAGTCCGCTCACTGTGAAAAACCATATCCAGAACATCCTGCGCAAACTCGATGTCTCGAATCGGGCCCAGGCCGTTGCCAAGGCGGTCAAGGCCCGGCTGATCGGCGATCAGCCGGGGGCTTAG
- a CDS encoding PEP-CTERM sorting domain-containing protein, with product MKFSLKTLAAAVTLAVAAAGANAAIDAGASGNGELFFNVWDANGSYTLDLNVSIDSFESALAASGAFSQLWSDTKLVSFLGTADQTSLQWNVVAADGDGVARLLTTFSTLGSSNIRNNAGTNAVGTIGQFATAVNTELAAGADSVIVTNVNPAYAGADSFGNKINNGLNFSNSGTLATDSYADGLSFLRATMANSTSARSVYNVYADGADSVKVWLDGSGLHMSSVAAVPEPSEYALLLAGLGMIGFMARRNKRA from the coding sequence ATGAAGTTTTCTCTCAAGACTCTCGCTGCTGCCGTGACGCTCGCCGTCGCTGCTGCCGGTGCCAACGCTGCCATTGATGCTGGTGCCAGCGGCAATGGCGAACTGTTCTTCAATGTTTGGGATGCCAATGGCTCCTACACGCTCGATCTGAACGTCTCTATCGACAGCTTCGAGAGCGCCCTGGCTGCTTCGGGTGCCTTTAGCCAGTTGTGGTCCGATACCAAGCTCGTTTCCTTCCTCGGTACTGCCGACCAGACCAGCCTGCAGTGGAACGTCGTTGCCGCCGATGGTGATGGCGTGGCCCGTCTTCTGACCACCTTCTCCACTCTTGGCTCTTCGAACATTCGCAACAACGCTGGTACCAATGCGGTTGGCACCATTGGACAATTTGCCACTGCAGTTAACACCGAGCTTGCCGCCGGTGCCGACTCGGTTATCGTCACCAACGTGAACCCGGCCTACGCCGGTGCGGACAGCTTTGGCAACAAGATCAACAATGGCCTGAATTTCTCCAACAGCGGTACGTTGGCAACCGACAGCTATGCCGACGGCCTGTCTTTCCTGCGCGCCACCATGGCCAATTCAACGTCGGCGCGTTCGGTCTACAACGTCTATGCCGATGGCGCCGACAGCGTCAAGGTCTGGCTCGATGGCAGCGGTCTGCACATGTCTTCTGTTGCCGCCGTGCCGGAACCTTCCGAATACGCCCTGCTGCTGGCCGGCCTGGGCATGATCGGTTTCATGGCCCGCCGCAACAAGCGCGCCTGA
- a CDS encoding substrate-binding domain-containing protein, with translation MQLKKSALFCAAAFAAMAAGSAHAALSGAHKTMVDNANTNGRVLFISGASAVQKGFGTIAASMLNSPVRFTDISTKSTKDYEAYAGTLKAAAGTWAAGSNVIIIYRVEGGSVYGVDSVARADVIKSLNVTSDACGISGQDGTSVPYTCTNDTRTPDAGVSDVAPKYFKYPYNTEGETAAAQLSATELARFTGAGKIAPLYGLAFGIAATNALGDVNLSRAKIAAIFGGNVTNWSDVDETGAESGPIVVCRRVPGSGTQAVFNMWAGNFPCGTFNVPADRSKSGSIWNSATKTYTIPAALNQLVVVENSTSSDVRTCLDKAQVGGTYTTKDRSGNTVNVNFQGSGGHKAVGTLSLDSLSSAKSPGNWQFRSLDGAGKYYWNSTSGAVSTTGTGKFPTKETYENGDWDLQGWVTLNIPARTAGNAKRALLDQFVAKAQDPAVLQGITDLKNVAMAIPGGDYEGDQVLTAEYVNGDQCAPFVRSYPKLPL, from the coding sequence ATGCAACTCAAGAAATCCGCTCTGTTCTGCGCCGCCGCTTTCGCCGCCATGGCTGCCGGTTCCGCCCACGCCGCTCTGTCTGGTGCCCACAAGACCATGGTCGACAATGCCAATACCAACGGCCGCGTCCTCTTCATCTCCGGGGCTTCTGCCGTGCAGAAGGGCTTTGGCACCATCGCCGCCAGCATGCTCAATAGCCCGGTCCGCTTTACTGACATCTCCACCAAGTCCACCAAGGACTATGAAGCTTATGCGGGCACCTTGAAGGCTGCTGCCGGCACCTGGGCCGCCGGCTCCAATGTGATCATCATCTATCGTGTCGAAGGCGGTTCGGTTTATGGCGTCGACTCCGTCGCCCGTGCCGACGTTATCAAATCCCTGAACGTGACCAGCGATGCTTGCGGCATCAGCGGTCAGGACGGTACCAGCGTGCCTTATACCTGCACCAACGATACGCGTACCCCGGATGCCGGCGTCTCCGACGTTGCGCCGAAGTACTTCAAGTATCCGTACAACACCGAAGGCGAAACGGCTGCAGCGCAGTTGTCCGCTACCGAGTTGGCCCGCTTTACCGGCGCCGGCAAGATCGCTCCGTTGTATGGCCTGGCTTTCGGTATCGCGGCGACCAACGCGCTGGGCGATGTCAATCTGTCCCGCGCCAAGATTGCTGCCATCTTCGGTGGCAACGTAACCAACTGGTCGGATGTGGACGAAACCGGCGCCGAGTCCGGTCCGATCGTCGTTTGCCGTCGCGTGCCGGGTTCGGGCACGCAAGCTGTCTTCAACATGTGGGCCGGCAACTTCCCCTGCGGTACCTTTAACGTGCCGGCTGACCGCTCCAAGTCGGGTTCCATCTGGAACAGCGCCACCAAGACCTACACCATCCCGGCGGCGCTGAATCAACTGGTCGTTGTCGAGAACTCGACTTCTTCCGACGTCCGTACCTGCCTGGACAAGGCTCAGGTCGGCGGCACCTATACCACCAAGGATCGCAGCGGCAACACAGTGAATGTCAACTTCCAGGGCTCTGGTGGTCACAAGGCCGTTGGTACCCTGTCCCTGGATAGCCTGAGCTCCGCCAAGAGCCCCGGCAATTGGCAGTTCCGTTCGCTGGATGGTGCTGGCAAGTATTACTGGAACAGCACCTCTGGCGCCGTTTCCACCACCGGTACCGGCAAGTTCCCGACCAAGGAAACCTACGAGAACGGCGATTGGGATCTGCAGGGCTGGGTTACCCTCAACATCCCGGCTCGCACCGCCGGTAATGCCAAGCGCGCTCTGCTTGACCAGTTCGTTGCCAAGGCCCAGGATCCGGCTGTCCTTCAAGGGATCACCGACCTCAAGAACGTTGCCATGGCCATCCCGGGTGGCGATTACGAAGGCGATCAAGTACTCACGGCCGAGTATGTTAACGGCGACCAGTGCGCCCCGTTTGTCCGTAGCTATCCGAAACTGCCTTTGTAA